From the Lactuca sativa cultivar Salinas chromosome 9, Lsat_Salinas_v11, whole genome shotgun sequence genome, the window tagcctaaggtATGTTATTGATTGATCTTATTTGCTATTTGCTCTATGTGTGTACTGAGTAGGGAAAACATAgcaggaatcttttagagagagttttgagtaatctaggagagatacctagatgagcattgagGAATCTACCGAGAGAGTAGCTTGATATCCGTGagggatagagtacttgtgaattaggatcctaagaggaggacttgggatgactacatgttggtgtggaaggtaatattgggtccgtactactgaaagcaccggatctgtatgtgacccaagtaagaatcttaggATGTTAAGGAGCGTGTAAGGGTGGGTAaccgagtgtgtgtgtgtgttgagcTAGACTCTGATGATTTTTTGTTTGCGTTTCAAAGACACTATGGTGATTACCCGCAACAACCTTGGGAGCAGTGGTACTAGTGACGAGGAGATCTGcaggatcattcatgaggaggtggccgcaaCTATCAAAGAGGCCATACCAaatatgttcgggtctattaagaccacgttgattgagacattcgatgagcgatATACTGCTGTCACGGaggctgttgctgcagccaccgcgACCATAGCtactgctaggccacagggaggtgattcgttgttgttctgtgagttcagcaacacgaagccaccagagtttgatgggacgcaggacccgattgctgccatgagatggatctctaatattgaggggtgtttctatacgtgttcgtGCCCGTATCTTAATATGGTTGGGTTTCGGGTAaaacttaatttttaaaaaactcGACTAACCCGACTCGTTTAACTCGAAACCCGATCGGGTTGACCCGATTAACAACCTTACTTTGGTGCATAAATCCCGGCTGGGGAGGCCATGGCCCCCAGGTTTTGAGCTTCCTAATAGTCTAATAcccatatatgtataatatatttataaaaattatcCAACAGTTAAGAAATTGACTAATTTGGCCCCTGTGTTTCAATCATAGAAAAAACTTATTTATTGACAAAAAGTCTAAACAACCACGAGGCATCCGAAAACATCCAGAAATCAATGCTAAAATTTAGAGAGATCTTATTTCATTACGAAAAAGAAAATTAGGAAACTAAAATCCTATAGAAATAATCAAAATTCTAACCATATTTACACAATTCTTAACTCAAACGttgagtttaaaaaaaaaaattactgcTCCGCGCTGATTACCATTCTTTGCCTTCCATCGACGGAGTTTAAGAACATCTGATGTTCATCGTGCTTTGCCGATTACTGCTCTCAACCTCCTTTTCCGATCTTCTCTCCACAGGAAACTAAAAATGGTActattttgttttttctttctctttctccCAAAAGTATTATCTATGAATTAGTAGATATAGAATACCTTTAGACCTTACTTGGAGACATTGTAAAGTGAGAAGTGTGATGTAGATACAGATTTGTAGGACAACTATTATCTATAAAGTAAAATTATTTATTACTTATTTATTGTTATAGATTAATTATATACTCTTTGGTGATATAAAGTTGTAAAAAACTAGAAACATCAAAATCTCTAGTATAAACAAAAATTAACAGTATTAAAATCAGAATGTGTATATATTTAAACAAAGTTAAAGAGTAAAATAGAAGATAAGCGATTGAATGACTTGTTCGTTTTGTTCTTTGAAAAGGAAATTAACCAAAAGATTAGTTTAAAAATAATTTTGCAagactttcaaaaaaaaaatctactAGTTCCGTTTTGATCAGCAATACAAAGATTTTTTTAGTAGTTTTATTCTTTagtatcaatatatatatatatatatatatatatatatatatatatatatatatatatatatatatatatatatatatatatatatatatatatatatatatatatatatatatatatatatatatatatatatatatgaaattgtattttttttctcttttggcCCTCTATTTCAATTGGTTTGTCAAACAACCCCTATTGGAccctttttatttgtttttttattttttaattttctcttttgtgtttaatttattcTATTTATTTATGCAGTTATATATTACACGTGGTGTGAAGTCCAAAGATACCGTCTTGCCATCGTCATCGCTTCCTTTCACCGTTTCCTGCCACATGTCACCAATACGTGTTGTTTCATTGTTTTTTCCACCGCCTTGGTTTTGCTCTAACCCATCTCCAGTCCTTCTCCAACATTCTGGCCTCTGCAAAGACTTCTAGCCCTAAACATCACCATTCAGGCCTTCAGACGGAAACATCGAATGCGATGTAGTCCAAACCTAACGATCGCCGGCTCCAATTCCAGTTATTCGGAGTGATCCCTCGGAGATCTGATTGTAAGGGTGAATTTCGTCGGGGTGGTCCGATTTCTAAACGGAAGCAGCCAATCAGAAGGGAAAAGGATGTGGTGAGGTTGGGATAAAACCGAACACCAGGTCTTCGGTTCTCGACGGATGAACAATCGTTAGGAGGTGGTTCCGACTTATCAGCAGCATTTTTTTTGTTGGTTCCTTTTATCATTTTTGTTGCAGGTTTTTAGATGGAGAGGAGATTGAAAAGTAGCAGGCGAGGGGTTGCTTGGTTGTAGGCTCGAAAAAGGCAGTGCGCAAGGGGAGGTACAACAGGTCTCTGGTCTCACAAAGCAAAGGGTCACCAATGTTCTGCCTTTTAGGACTTTGCCTGACCAAGGTTTCTCAACGACTAAATCTTACCTCACAGAAGAAATTGACCAGGtttgtttcttattttttttggttttatttctTTTCGTCTATCACGACGTTCCAGATTGACCACTGAACAATCACGTTTCCATTTGTTTTGTTAAATCGTTGTTTATTGTAGATGATCTTTGAAACTTTTGGGTTTATGCTATTTTTCCTAAATCAAAAGCAGCAACAACACCAATACCATCAAAAGCAGTTTTTGGGTTTTCATTTGGTCTCTTTCGATTCTGTTTGAAGGTATTTCTCATTTTCTTTGCTTATTTGTTTCTAATGCATAAGTATGCATGCCAACTGTTTGTGGAACTGCCCAAGTGAAACTGATATGAGATTATGCGTTTTTGTGATGAATTAAACTGATTATTGGCGACTCCAAACCCCAGTAGAGTTTTGGAAATATCGATGGGCGTACATGATTTTAATTAGATGTTGTAATTGCAGATTTTGGAGAAAtcaaagaagatgaagatgatggaaTTGGAAAAATTTTCAACGATGGAGATGTGTATCGGGATTGGCCTGCAGATATTGACAACGGCTCTGTTGAACTTTCTTGGTGGTTGGATGTTGTTGAGTCAATAAAAGCTTGTGGAAATGAAGCTTTCATGGTAGTTTCTATATGAACTATttcagttttataaaaatgttgtgaTATATTTGGATCTCTCTTGGGAGGAAGAAGGAATGGATGATGGTATACTTAACACCAGCATTTCCTTATTGTTTATAAAGATTTAGTAATTTCCATTTGGACAAATTTCTTATTTGTTAAAAATTTGTAGACTGAAGTATTTATCTTGGAAAGAAAAAGGCACATATATTCACAAATAGTGTTGTAAGTTTCTCCCTGCTCTTACATTCAAATATAATGAATACAGTGAAATTTCTTTCTTTgtaatgtaagggtaaaatggtcatttagtaaTATTCAGTCGGTTTATTCGGTCTACAAAAACAAACCTTATATGCAGTGTGTTTTATCATAATTAACAGTTTAGCTACTTTACCTAATGggagaaaaaaaaaggaaacaaCTCCtgcaaaatataaggtctttctCAATTAATGACCCAAAATTCTATTTTTACCCCTCATGCTTGAAAGTTGAAAATAGGTGATGCAAAAGGAGCATTGTTGAACACAGAATTTGCTTTGTGTGATGGTGGAAACAATGCAAAAGCTTGGTTTCGCCAAGGTCAGGTTGGTCATTTCATAAACAACATTTATGAAAACTAATTTCACTTGATAGAATGATCTTTAATTGTTGTTAAAACAAATAAACAATTAGGCACCACTCTTTTTTTTCTTCCATTATTTAGTCAAAAtctaatatttataatattttatgactaaacatgtatatgcaaaattgattatgaatatttcattatttattaATTCTTATTACCATTTTACATATGTAGGAGGCTGATAGCAGGGACGATTTTGTATTTTACTCTAGAGTACATCTCCTTTGAAAATAGAACAAATTTTCATGTGAAAATTTTCAATCTTCATATTTATTTTCGAAGTCAATTTCCAAAGTTAATACATGGGTAATGTAATAGtatttcaaattcataacttGGATTactatatttttttgtatttggTATATTCTAGCGTAGATTCTTTAAAGTCATAAGGACCGAAGAGTGTTGCACATTGGTGAGGGAAACATAGACCGATAATTAACCTCTGAGATTTGAAGCCTCTCATAACCATTATCATGAAGTAATTTAGCCAGGTTTGACCTTTTCCCCTATTCTTATTTGTGATAAATTTACATTTCCATTTCAGTGATTTATTTCAATCTTTATAAACCAAATGACATTTGGCCTAATGATATGGTTAGATGGTTGCTGTCTGTGTTTGTATGTACATGAGTGActggtgtgtgtgtgtttatttgtgtTGAATGACTGTTGTGTTTGTTGAGCTGCAATTAGGTaagttttttttatgtatattttatgGCTAATATTTATAAATAGCAAAGTAGTTTAAATTTATATCAAGGGATCTTGAGCTTCGGATTATTTAAGTTATAAGATTTTTATGGCTGAAATTAACCTTAATTTTTTGGAATATTCCTTCTAGCTAAAATTTTGGAAGGTTATGTCGCTATCATTTGGAACGTTTTGGAAGAAAAGTTTGTTGTGCAATCCCTAAAATGAAGGGAACTGAAGCCGCATCAAAGTTACAAGACATATGTTTagtaaaacaaattttctttaaaGAACATAGTAATTGACAATATTAGATTATGCTTCAATGTATTTTTGAAAAgtaaatgttaaaataaagtaaATTCCCTTTTTTATTATGTAACTGCATTCTGTTGATACAatacaatcaaacaaaaaacaacaTCCTTCTAACCCATGCAAAGCATGGGCATCTTTCCTGGTTTTGAATTATTTTCttatatattgttatttttgAAATTTGATTCCGGTCCCATCAACtgctcaacatatatatatatatatatatatatatatatatatatatatatatatatatatatggataatCGGACCATTTATGCATCCATAATAAGTATTCAATATCCACAAAATTCAATTCAGCATTTATTCTTATCAACAACATACACTTTTCAAGGGATAATACGAGTTTGAAGGAACATAGGTCAAAGGAATTAGTGGATAGCTCGTGACATATGCACATAAATTCAACTTCCATCTCTAGTCTATCCATACATATATTGCAATACAGTTGCAAAATATTACTATTATGATGATCGAACATTTGGTCTCAGTGGTGTTTATGTGGAAGTGGCACATCGAATTTGGCGGTTTTGGTAGATGTAAAACCACCATCAACCACCAAGTTATGGCCATTGACATATTTAGCTTCATCAGAAGCAAGATAAACAGCAGCATTCGCCACATCACCAGGGTCACAGTAAGCCCCCTTGAACTCCCCTCCATTCCGCACCATACTCACAAGTTCTTCTTCGTCAAGCTCCGGGAAATACTCTTTCATCTCATCAATCGCAAATGCAGTCGGAATCGCAAAAGGCGATATACAGTTAATCCGTACGCCATGTTGTGACAGCTCAGATGCCAAGGATTTCACAATCCCAACAACCGTAAACTTTGAAATCGAATACGAATGCTGAGCAATTCCTCCTAAAATCCCGGTCACACTTGCAGTACACAATATGGACCCACTTTCACGGGGAATCATTACCCGTGACGCGTGCTTGATTCCGGCAAGGACCCCCCGTACGTTGACCGACATCACCCGGTCAAACATCTCGAGGTCGAGGTCGACTATGGAGCGTGGGGTCCGGCATGGGATTCCGGCATTGTTGTACATGATGTCGAGTTTTCCGTGTTTGGATACGGTGAAATCGACTGCGTTGGCGATGTCGGATTCGTTGGTGACGTTGCAAGAGATGAATGAGGCGTTTGGGCCGAGCTGTGTGGCGGTGGAGTGGCCGAGGTAGTGGTGGATGTCGGCGATTACCACCTTGGCGCCATGGCTGATGAATTTGGTGGCGGTTTCTTTGCCGATGCCGCTTGCTGCTCCGGTAATCAAGGCTACTTTGCCTTCTAGTCTGTAATGGTCAAACATGAGCACTCATATTAGATTTTTCACTTTAAAAAAGATTGGTAATGCTTTATAAAATTTGAGCAAAAATGTTTATGAGTTTAAAGATTTTTGAAACGTTCGtaacaataacaataaaaataattttgactCAGCATAAAAGTTTGATGATTGAACTTATGTTTGAAATTATCTTATTTAACATGATAATTTTAGATATCGTatttttaaatatcaaaatattatgtttgttccgtttaaattttaaatattatatttactttAAATTTTTTAGAAAGACTTACTAATACATTCAACAAAACTTGAACGCTGAACCACACGTATCTATGATACCGCTGAATCATATATGTCTTGAATTCTTATTTTtgacattttaaaactttttataataattttataTCTTTATCAATTGCCTATTATACCCTTATTTATAAGCCTAAGTTAAAAATACCTAAATCGATTTCCTAAACCCATCTCGGAACATGTGGTGGGTGTTACTGCAAAAATGTGTTGGTTGAGCACGTAATCTATATCTTCTACTCTATTTTCTTCTTATTCATTTGTATAATATGCATTAGATATTGTTCTTAAAGGTTTTAGGTTGAAAGGGTTGAATTTACTTGTATTGTGGTTGCAAAGGATAAAAGCAAAGAGAAAAAAAGGAAAACTGATACGCCCTCAGGTTGAAAAAGATGAGAGAAAGTAATAAACTCTTCAGCATTTAAATTTTCACTAAATATTAAATTACAATAAAATTCAAGTAGTTAACTAATCTTTTGTACGCAAATCACAACTTTAAGTTTTTAATAGATATAAATTAACTATATGCATTATTTTAGGCGAGTTGAAATTAAAAAACTATAACGAACATTTGAAACATCAAAAATGATTATTCCTTTTTCCGATTTGATAAGTGTACTGTTTTTATATGGAGAATCTTTGATTGAAACTGTTGTAGACCTACAAACATGTGTTGGACTTGAACCTGTCATGCACTCCATCCACTTGCAGTCTCATCcaattattttgttttattttacatttttttacctaaatacgatatatatatatatatatatatatatatatatatatatatatatatatatatatatatatatatatatatatatatatatatgtgtgtgtgtgtgtgtgtgtgtgtgttcaagtttCTATGATCAACTATAACAATTCATGAGTGAGATCTACAatcttaattaaaattaaaatgggCCAACATGTAAGGGTTGTCAAATGAATAAAATTTTTATACTGTAATttcttaaattattttattttaaagacctgcattattattttaataatatgatTCTATAATTACACATATTATATTAATTAGTATTATTAAAAACAGACAAAAAGCTACGAGACAAACCGCCCGGTTATGCATACAAACATCGGTTAGAGTTATTGTTGATCGTAGAATAAGAAACAAACCTTGGAGACTGAGCAGAGAAACTCCTAAATTGGAAACTTGGAGCACCCAGACCTCTTGAAATGGAGATGCTTCATGACAAACCCAAAAAAAGAAAAATCTCAAGTATGAAATGAAAGTGTATATGTGTCTGTCTctctgtgagagagagagagagagagagagagaggggagagagagagagagagagagagagagagagatagatcaAGTAGAAGAAAATACTCACCAAGTGGATCTGATTGATCTAAGCATCTTTGGTCTTGATTACACCTACAACACACCTTTAGTAGAGAACCAAAGACACTGCAAAGCAtaaaatggttatatatatatatatatatatatatatatatatatatatatatatatatatatatatatatatatatatatatatatatatatatataaaagttcagaTTCATTTGAGACTATTGTAATTTTTTGAGAccatgagaccaaatctaaaaataattttaaaatgcaaaataaatgaaaaaatccaaaaattctttttttaaatattattttcggaacttgaattaactaaaaaaaataaataaaaatcccgttttttttaaaaaatacgtgaaatattctaatagaatattacactgtacatattttaaaaaataattttaaaatacaaaataaatggaaaaatctaaaaattctttttttaaatattattt encodes:
- the LOC111886432 gene encoding secoisolariciresinol dehydrogenase codes for the protein MLRSIRSTCISISRGLGAPSFQFRSFSAQSPRLEGKVALITGAASGIGKETATKFISHGAKVVIADIHHYLGHSTATQLGPNASFISCNVTNESDIANAVDFTVSKHGKLDIMYNNAGIPCRTPRSIVDLDLEMFDRVMSVNVRGVLAGIKHASRVMIPRESGSILCTASVTGILGGIAQHSYSISKFTVVGIVKSLASELSQHGVRINCISPFAIPTAFAIDEMKEYFPELDEEELVSMVRNGGEFKGAYCDPGDVANAAVYLASDEAKYVNGHNLVVDGGFTSTKTAKFDVPLPHKHH